A single Anaerolineae bacterium DNA region contains:
- a CDS encoding CoB--CoM heterodisulfide reductase iron-sulfur subunit A family protein produces MPEAFEQKNHQNLESDSSDEEIRIGVYTCHCGGNISDVVHCERVAKSLGKLPDVVISRTDMSMCSDAGQSMVEEDIQERGLNRVIIGACAPSLHEQTFRGTVARAGLNPYLYHHVGIREQASWVHSHDPAGATDKAIRLMSAGIAKARHLKPLEPIRLDAEQHALVIGGGVAGLRAAWDIARQGLKVTLIEKSPFLGGRMAQLESVFPTGEMARELLHDLIEKVLAQPNITIHTQAELVGLQGYVGDYQAQIRQQSRGVSEDFVEVEAAIAACPVEIPDEFNYGLTTRKAIYRAYPGCHPETPAIDWEICTQCKKCQQVNGKGISLENKPKTLEIKVGAIVVATGFNLYEPPQGEYGYGELPEVMSLAKFIRLLSLTDQGNTLEWNGRPVRNIALIHCVGSRQIEGVHEPQPDGQVNDYCSRVCCTATLHVINEVKERFPNVNVFDVYEDIRTYGRGHEEYYKQASEKMVRFLRFHGEEMPEVMKDTQGDSHPVVVKVKDYLTWGEEIEVPVDLVVLATGIMPRPLDDIIKLLKISPGTDRFLLEVHPKLRPVETAVPGVVLAGSAQGPMNIQESCAAASAAAAKVAVLLGQGFVELEPFVAQVNPERCDGSGQCVEACCYEDAIALKTFSVNGQEVQKAVVTPANCAGCGVCVSACPNRAIDVQGWTLDQYEAMVEAIAAELPVLEVEA; encoded by the coding sequence ATGCCTGAAGCGTTTGAGCAAAAAAACCATCAAAACCTGGAATCTGACTCCTCAGATGAGGAAATCCGAATCGGAGTTTATACCTGCCATTGCGGCGGCAATATTAGTGATGTAGTCCATTGCGAGAGGGTCGCCAAATCGTTGGGCAAACTGCCGGATGTGGTTATTTCGCGCACGGATATGTCAATGTGTTCTGATGCCGGCCAGTCCATGGTAGAGGAGGATATTCAGGAGCGTGGACTCAACCGGGTGATCATTGGCGCCTGCGCCCCTTCCCTGCACGAACAAACCTTCCGAGGAACCGTGGCCCGGGCCGGTCTGAATCCCTATCTCTACCACCACGTGGGCATCCGCGAGCAAGCGAGTTGGGTGCACAGCCATGATCCCGCCGGGGCAACCGATAAAGCCATTCGCCTGATGTCGGCCGGCATCGCTAAGGCCCGCCACCTCAAGCCCCTCGAACCCATCCGGCTGGATGCAGAGCAGCACGCCCTGGTGATTGGGGGCGGCGTGGCCGGCCTGCGCGCGGCCTGGGACATCGCCCGGCAAGGCCTTAAAGTTACGCTCATTGAAAAATCCCCCTTTCTGGGCGGGCGCATGGCTCAGCTTGAATCCGTATTCCCCACCGGCGAAATGGCCCGCGAATTGCTGCACGACCTGATTGAGAAAGTGCTGGCCCAGCCAAACATCACCATTCACACTCAGGCCGAATTGGTGGGGCTGCAAGGCTATGTGGGCGATTACCAGGCCCAAATTCGCCAGCAGTCACGCGGGGTGAGCGAAGATTTTGTTGAGGTTGAAGCCGCCATCGCGGCTTGCCCGGTAGAAATTCCTGACGAGTTCAACTACGGCCTGACCACGCGCAAAGCGATTTATCGGGCCTATCCGGGCTGCCACCCTGAAACACCGGCGATTGATTGGGAAATTTGCACGCAGTGTAAAAAGTGCCAGCAAGTCAATGGAAAGGGCATTAGCCTGGAGAACAAGCCTAAGACCTTAGAGATCAAAGTAGGGGCCATTGTGGTAGCTACGGGCTTCAATCTCTACGAACCGCCCCAGGGTGAATACGGGTATGGGGAACTGCCCGAGGTGATGAGCCTGGCCAAGTTCATTCGTCTGTTATCGCTAACCGACCAGGGGAACACACTGGAATGGAATGGCCGCCCTGTTCGGAACATCGCCCTGATTCACTGCGTGGGCAGCAGGCAAATTGAAGGCGTTCACGAACCGCAACCCGATGGCCAGGTTAACGACTACTGCTCCCGGGTATGCTGCACCGCCACGCTCCACGTGATCAACGAAGTGAAAGAGCGTTTCCCTAATGTCAACGTGTTTGACGTTTATGAAGACATCCGCACTTACGGCCGCGGCCACGAGGAATATTACAAACAGGCCTCAGAAAAAATGGTTCGCTTCCTGCGCTTCCACGGGGAGGAAATGCCTGAAGTAATGAAAGACACTCAGGGCGACTCCCATCCTGTGGTGGTCAAGGTCAAGGATTACCTGACCTGGGGCGAAGAGATTGAAGTCCCGGTGGACCTGGTGGTGCTGGCTACAGGCATTATGCCCCGCCCCTTGGACGACATCATCAAACTGCTCAAGATTTCGCCGGGCACAGACCGCTTCCTGCTCGAAGTCCACCCGAAACTGAGGCCGGTCGAGACCGCCGTGCCCGGCGTTGTGCTGGCCGGTTCTGCCCAGGGGCCGATGAACATCCAGGAGAGTTGCGCCGCGGCTTCGGCGGCCGCGGCCAAGGTGGCCGTATTGTTAGGCCAGGGCTTCGTGGAATTGGAACCGTTTGTAGCCCAGGTCAACCCGGAACGCTGCGACGGCAGTGGTCAGTGTGTTGAGGCCTGTTGTTATGAGGACGCCATTGCCTTGAAAACCTTTTCGGTCAACGGCCAGGAGGTGCAAAAAGCGGTGGTCACGCCGGCCAATTGCGCCGGCTGCGGCGTTTGCGTGAGCGCGTGTCCCAACCGGGCCATTGACGTGCAAGGCTGGACATTGGATCAGTACGAGGCGATGGTTGAGGCCATTGCTGCGGAACTGCCTGTATTGGAGGTTGAAGCATGA
- a CDS encoding winged helix-turn-helix transcriptional regulator, which produces MSKEDAKKRTAILKRLREEHKDTVAGAQALLKEQKAIRRQICQAMRDAPKTVPEVAETTGLPANQVLWHITAMKKYDLAVETGMCGEYYLYQLVEEEKK; this is translated from the coding sequence ATGAGTAAAGAAGATGCCAAAAAACGTACCGCCATTCTCAAACGTCTACGAGAGGAGCATAAAGACACTGTCGCGGGCGCTCAGGCGCTGCTCAAGGAACAGAAGGCGATTCGCCGCCAAATTTGCCAGGCCATGCGCGATGCGCCCAAAACTGTGCCTGAGGTAGCCGAAACCACCGGCCTGCCGGCCAACCAGGTGCTGTGGCACATTACCGCCATGAAAAAATACGACCTTGCAGTTGAAACAGGTATGTGCGGCGAGTATTACCTATACCAATTGGTAGAGGAGGAAAAGAAATGA
- a CDS encoding 4Fe-4S dicluster domain-containing protein, with amino-acid sequence MSQRVDPDLLLELKEYGDINIEACFNCGNCTAICPLSTDETPFPRNNIRMLQLGLRERILQSADPWLCYYCGECSETCPRQAEPAEAQMAMRRWLTAQYDWTGLARLFYTAPVWEVMALIFVGVLVVLGFVIFHGPIITDRVALNSFAPHQVIHVLDLIMAGGLSFFLLSNVFRMYLYIMPREVREKVPFSLYITEAWNLLYHFATQSRFSKCEDRRRWINHLLLVSGYVIMFILVVGLLFWFQTDNLYPIYHPQRWVGYYATIVLIYASADALWGRIKKEHQMHRFSHLSDWIFPILLILVAVSGIVTHGSRYLGWPLTAYYSYVAHLAIAVPMLVVEVPFGKWAHLAYRPFAIYFQTVKEKAMAQQTSEAALATTG; translated from the coding sequence ATGAGCCAACGGGTAGACCCTGACCTGCTTTTGGAACTAAAAGAATACGGCGACATCAACATTGAGGCATGTTTTAACTGTGGAAATTGCACGGCCATTTGCCCCCTGTCCACCGATGAAACCCCTTTCCCGCGCAACAATATCAGGATGTTACAACTGGGTTTGAGAGAGCGCATTCTCCAAAGCGCGGATCCCTGGCTCTGCTACTATTGCGGTGAGTGTTCCGAAACCTGCCCGCGTCAGGCAGAACCCGCCGAAGCCCAAATGGCAATGCGACGCTGGTTGACGGCCCAATATGACTGGACAGGACTGGCGCGCCTGTTTTACACCGCTCCGGTCTGGGAAGTAATGGCCCTGATCTTTGTAGGGGTCTTGGTTGTGTTGGGATTTGTTATTTTCCACGGCCCTATCATAACAGATCGGGTGGCGCTCAATAGTTTTGCTCCCCACCAGGTCATTCACGTTCTCGACTTGATTATGGCCGGGGGTCTTTCCTTTTTCCTGCTTTCTAACGTTTTTCGGATGTATCTCTACATTATGCCTCGTGAGGTTAGAGAAAAGGTTCCCTTCTCACTCTACATCACCGAAGCCTGGAACCTGCTGTATCACTTTGCAACGCAAAGTAGATTTTCCAAATGTGAGGATAGACGCCGCTGGATTAACCACTTACTTCTGGTCAGCGGTTACGTGATCATGTTTATCCTGGTTGTTGGACTTTTATTCTGGTTTCAAACAGACAACCTCTACCCCATCTACCATCCGCAGCGCTGGGTGGGCTATTACGCCACCATTGTGCTCATTTATGCCTCTGCCGATGCGCTGTGGGGGCGCATCAAAAAGGAACACCAAATGCATCGCTTCTCGCATTTGAGCGATTGGATATTCCCTATCCTGTTAATCCTGGTAGCAGTTTCCGGAATCGTGACCCACGGTTCCCGCTACCTGGGCTGGCCGCTAACAGCCTACTATTCTTACGTGGCCCATTTGGCTATTGCGGTGCCAATGTTGGTGGTGGAAGTGCCGTTTGGAAAATGGGCGCACCTGGCTTACCGGCCCTTTGCGATATACTTTCAGACAGTAAAGGAAAAAGCAATGGCCCAACAGACATCCGAGGCAGCCTTAGCCACAACCGGGTAA
- a CDS encoding DsrE family protein codes for MSEQKDKMVVICNGNQASNIMPTLIMSSSGVALDKEVLIFFCPAGAPLLVKGELEKFKGLKGLPDPVELFDTILDQGGRVIFCVLAHENKGIKKEDLRDERIEIMNATSFLMDAEGADISLVF; via the coding sequence ATGTCAGAACAAAAAGACAAAATGGTTGTAATTTGCAACGGCAATCAGGCCAGTAACATTATGCCCACCTTAATTATGAGTTCCTCCGGTGTGGCTCTTGACAAAGAGGTGCTCATATTCTTCTGCCCGGCCGGCGCTCCGCTGCTAGTGAAGGGTGAGTTGGAAAAGTTCAAGGGGTTAAAGGGGTTGCCCGACCCGGTGGAGTTATTTGATACTATTTTGGATCAAGGGGGGCGGGTTATCTTCTGCGTTTTGGCGCACGAAAATAAGGGCATCAAAAAAGAAGACCTGCGCGACGAACGCATTGAAATTATGAACGCCACTTCATTTTTGATGGACGCCGAAGGCGCAGACATATCACTTGTTTTTTAA
- a CDS encoding LysR family transcriptional regulator: MTDLVKLKSFLHAAETLSFSEGAKHLHLTQPTVSHHIKSLEKDLGVELFIRSGSNIKLTEAGRLLLPWARKLIRQSIEMQEMMASLQQKIVGHLRLACSTTAGKYILPQLAARFCQRYPGVRISILTCTPEHVVPQLLEEEANLGVVSSYEVCGNEMQCQEFFRDSISLIVPANHPWAFRQAVEPEDLLEEPIIIREPTSGTRRVMLTKLAEYDITLDDLNVFLELGNAEAIVRTVAAGFGVSFVSTLATACSVERGYVVEVRVTGLELRRTTYMIRRNLEVPNRPQEVFWGFVHDPANADLLQLAEAERLA; encoded by the coding sequence ATGACAGACCTGGTAAAACTCAAATCATTTCTGCATGCAGCCGAAACCCTGAGCTTCTCTGAGGGCGCCAAACATTTGCACCTCACCCAGCCAACGGTCAGCCACCACATTAAAAGCCTTGAAAAGGACCTGGGCGTAGAGTTATTCATCCGCTCGGGGTCCAATATTAAGCTAACCGAAGCCGGGCGTTTGCTGTTACCGTGGGCGCGCAAACTTATCCGCCAATCCATTGAGATGCAAGAGATGATGGCCTCACTCCAGCAAAAAATCGTTGGCCATCTCAGGCTTGCTTGCAGCACAACTGCGGGCAAGTACATCTTGCCCCAACTCGCCGCGCGTTTTTGCCAACGATATCCAGGAGTTCGGATTAGTATCCTGACCTGCACCCCGGAACACGTTGTCCCTCAATTGTTGGAAGAAGAGGCCAATCTGGGGGTAGTCAGTAGTTATGAGGTTTGTGGTAACGAGATGCAGTGCCAGGAATTTTTTAGGGATTCTATCTCCTTGATTGTGCCGGCCAACCATCCCTGGGCTTTCCGCCAAGCCGTCGAACCGGAGGATCTTCTGGAGGAGCCAATAATCATCCGCGAACCCACCTCTGGAACCCGGCGAGTCATGTTAACCAAGTTGGCTGAGTACGATATTACCCTGGATGACCTGAACGTTTTTTTGGAGTTGGGCAATGCCGAGGCTATTGTCAGAACCGTTGCCGCCGGGTTTGGGGTGTCATTTGTTTCTACCCTGGCTACGGCCTGCTCTGTTGAGCGAGGTTACGTGGTTGAAGTGCGGGTAACCGGACTTGAACTTCGGCGCACGACTTATATGATCCGACGAAACCTGGAAGTGCCCAACCGCCCTCAGGAGGTCTTCTGGGGCTTCGTCCACGATCCAGCTAATGCCGACTTACTGCAACTGGCAGAAGCAGAGCGCCTGGCCTAA
- a CDS encoding FHA domain-containing protein, with amino-acid sequence MIKCPFCGATHVANTIFCSECGNYLLEDERRKTDPLENGEIGWVGDMAEDAPKTSSRQIAKPIAIQLKIGADKKREVEVNLNKTINLGRVDPTATVFPEVDLTDEGPPAKSVSRRHARILRRENTVVLEDLGSINGTFVNGRKITPYVPVTLQDGDIMQLGRIPIEVAIQYQ; translated from the coding sequence ATGATTAAGTGTCCATTTTGCGGGGCTACTCATGTAGCTAATACCATATTCTGTAGCGAGTGCGGCAACTATCTACTTGAGGACGAGCGGCGAAAAACCGATCCTTTAGAAAATGGGGAAATAGGCTGGGTGGGTGATATGGCAGAGGATGCCCCAAAAACCTCATCCCGGCAAATTGCCAAACCAATCGCCATTCAATTAAAAATAGGCGCCGACAAAAAACGAGAAGTTGAGGTAAATCTCAATAAAACCATCAACCTTGGCCGTGTGGACCCAACGGCCACTGTGTTTCCAGAAGTTGATTTAACAGACGAAGGACCTCCGGCCAAAAGTGTTTCCCGTCGCCATGCCAGAATTCTGAGGCGGGAGAATACCGTGGTTTTGGAAGACCTGGGCAGCATCAATGGCACTTTTGTAAATGGCCGGAAAATTACCCCTTATGTGCCGGTAACGTTACAAGATGGCGATATTATGCAACTGGGTAGAATCCCCATAGAAGTGGCCATCCAATACCAGTAA
- the mce gene encoding methylmalonyl-CoA epimerase has product MSSKINHIAIVVENIEQALTVYCEAVGLPLDHIAEEPAEQVRVAFLPTAAGEIELIQPTTPDSGVAKFLAKRGEGLHHICLEVESIETTMQELETRGLQILGEPRLNQRGDKYVFIHPKSAHGVLLELYERAG; this is encoded by the coding sequence ATGAGCAGCAAAATTAATCACATCGCCATTGTTGTAGAAAATATCGAACAAGCCCTCACTGTTTATTGCGAGGCGGTGGGTTTACCCCTGGATCACATTGCCGAGGAGCCTGCCGAGCAGGTGCGGGTTGCTTTTTTGCCAACCGCCGCCGGGGAAATTGAGCTAATTCAACCCACCACCCCCGACTCCGGGGTGGCCAAGTTCCTGGCCAAACGGGGAGAGGGGTTGCACCATATTTGCCTGGAAGTGGAAAGCATTGAAACAACCATGCAAGAGTTAGAAACGCGCGGTTTGCAAATTTTGGGCGAACCCCGCCTTAACCAACGCGGCGACAAATACGTTTTCATCCACCCCAAATCGGCGCATGGGGTATTGTTGGAACTGTATGAACGGGCGGGATAA